One Cyclopterus lumpus isolate fCycLum1 chromosome 7, fCycLum1.pri, whole genome shotgun sequence DNA window includes the following coding sequences:
- the LOC117734004 gene encoding small integral membrane protein 4, producing the protein MFKRSNNVRYLLSLVPGKQRLGPYRFLPVFFCIGGVMEWIMINVRIGTETFYDVYRRKRSERDYQQKLADGSVVLNEPAAK; encoded by the exons ATGTTTAAGAGGAGTAATAACGTCCGGTATCTCCTGAGCCTGGTACCGGGCAAACAACGCCTCGGGCCGTACCGGTTCCTCCCGGTCTTCTTCTGCATCGGGGGCGTGATGGAGTGGATCATGATCAACGTGAGGATCGGAACGGAGACTTTCT ATGATGTCTACCGAAGAAAGCGATCGGAACGGGATTACCAGCAGAAGTTAGCAGATGGATCGGTAGTTCTTAATGAGCCTGCAGCCAAGTGA
- the kctd6b gene encoding BTB/POZ domain-containing protein KCTD6, with product MSSPVTLNVGGRLYTTSLSTLQRYSDSMLGAMFRGDFPTTRDSQGNYFIDRDGTLFRYILNFLRTSELTLPLDFTETDLLRKEADFYQIEPLIQCLNDPKPLYPPDIFEQVVELSSTRKLSKYSNPVAVIITQLTITTKVHGLLEGISNNFTKWNKHMMDTRDCQVSFTFGPCDYHQEVSLRVQLMDYIMKQGFTIRNTRVHHMSERANENTVEHHWTFCRPAHKVED from the coding sequence ATGAGTTCTCCCGTTACCTTGAACGTGGGAGGCCGCCTGTACACCACCAGTCTGTCCACCCTGCAGCGCTACTCGGACTCCATGCTGGGCGCCATGTTCCGGGGAGATTTCCCCACAACTCGCGACTCCCAGGGGAACTATTTCATCGATCGCGACGGGACGCTTTTTAGGTACATCTTGAACTTCCTGCGGACGTCCGAGCTCACCCTCCCCTTGGACTTCACGGAGACGGACCTCCTGAGGAAAGAGGCGGACTTCTACCAGATCGAACCTTTGATCCAGTGCCTTAACGACCCCAAGCCTCTGTACCCTCCCGACATCTTCGAACAAGTCGTGGAGCTCTCAAGCACCCGGAAACTGTCTAAATATTCCAACCCGGTGGCCGTTATCATCACGCAGCTCACCATAACCACAAAGGTTCACGGCCTGCTGGAAGGCATTTCCAACAACTTCACCAAGTGGAACAAACACATGATGGACACCAGAGACTGCCAGGTGTCGTTCACCTTCGGACCATGTGACTATCACCAAGAGgtgtccctgagggttcagctCATGGACTACATCATGAAACAAGGCTTCACCATCCGCAACACGCGCGTGCATCACATGAGCGAGCGCGCCAACGAGAACACGGTGGAGCACCACTGGACTTTCTGCAGACCGGCTCACAAAGTCGAGGACTGA